A window of the Lolium perenne isolate Kyuss_39 chromosome 7, Kyuss_2.0, whole genome shotgun sequence genome harbors these coding sequences:
- the LOC127314150 gene encoding uncharacterized protein isoform X4, with product MRLLVQDLVDKYNDNHNILGDLAHELKDALHYQFISERATGQSILCWTHTYASRLITVVAEEARLRHIYKGVGCLWSLDYYFL from the exons ATGCGCCTATTGGTTCAAGATTTGGTGGACAAGTATAATGACAATCACAATATTTTGGGG GATCTGGCACATGAACTCAAAGATGCTCTGCATTACCAATTTATTTCTGAGAG AGCAACTGGACAATCTATTCTTTGTTGGACTCACACTTACGCATCGAGGTTGATAACG GTGGTTGCTGAGGAGGCTAGGCTAAGACATATTTACAAG GGCGTTGGTTGTCTTTGGAGCCTTGATTATTATTTCCTATAG